aaacattttaaaactctcAGGACACTAATACAGTGGCACttgaaagactttttaaatacaacagAAGAGACAATAGTTAAATAGAAACCTGCTTTAACATAGCCGTAAAACCTGCACTACATTTGTGAGATCTGTACTTGTTTCTGCGATAGCAGCTCCTAATCTTTGAACACGGCAAATGTTGCACTCCAGCCCTCCACCCATACCCTTTAAAAAGTCCACGCTGCTATTTTAAGCAAGCATCCCCTCAAGCTGTACATACGCAAGACTGTAATTCCCAAACAACTGAGgtaattataaaaatgaatatCATTtattgtgggggtttttattaCTATCATGTCTGAACATTCGCTTTCATACAAAGTCTGATTTTCGGCATTACGCTTTCCAAGGGCGACCCCTCCGCACTAAGGGAGATAAAGACGTGTTAGGAATTGTGCAAGACTTTTTGTTACCATCTTCAAACCCACAAGAACTCCACAAACAAGATTTTGGTACAGAATCACTGCCTAGCATTttagagaagggaaaaggggcttaacacacattttcagttccattttattgattttttttttttaatcgcaTCTAACCCAATGCAAGGGGCAAGGGGAGggaaatagaaagaaagaaatcgTTACATTACTGTATGTTACCCTTCAGCAGTCTTTGGAGGAGATCGGAAACCAGgttgcttttcccagctccctccctcacTCAAGCCAGCCGTACGGCTCCTCTCCCGGCGGGGCTCAGCCGCCTGTGAGGGCGGTCGGCGGGCACCCACTGCCCCATCACAGCCGCGGCTTCCTGAGCAACGTTCTGCTGAGGTCCTTCACCTCTTCGGGGCTGCCGACCCTCTCGTAGCCCAGCAGGGCCATGGGCTGGTGGCAGTACTCCTCGACCTGCTTGATCTGCTGGAAGCTGAGCGCAGTCCTCCAGGCGCTCAGCGCCTGGGTGGCGTTCCTGGCCGACACCACGAAGGGCTTGGAAGAGTAGCCGGGGCCACTGGTCATGTTGAGGGCAAACTTCTCCATCTCCGGGCTGACCGCCAGGTTGACGAAGCCATACACCTGCCGCAGGGTCTTGATGGGCTCGACCACCAGGTCCTCATAGCGCACAGCCATGTAGTTGCCCTGAAGCCAGTCAGGGGGGTGCAGAGCAGTCTGCAGGGTCTtggccatgctgctgcagatgACCTCCATGGCACCCAGGGCATGGTAGTCcgagccgcccccccccctccttcttcccgCTCAGCTTGTGGCCGGCATCAAGGAAGGGCATGCGGTGGATGCGGGGGTCCCGGCTCCTCACCACCTGCAGGCTCTCCCGGATGAGGCCGTGCCGGGACTTGATGCGGGAGCTGGCAACAGCCCGGGGGTCCCGCACCAGGTGGATGACCTTAAGGTCCAGGGTCGGGTCCCGCATGAGAGGGGCAAGGACCGCCAGGTCGAAGACGCGGACACCCTTGATGACCAGCGTGCGGTACTTGTGGCATTCCTCCTGGAAGCGGCTGAGGCGCTGCGGGGGACACTTCTTGCACACCCGGTCGTCCACCATGCCCACCACCTCCTTGCGGTAGGCCGGGCAGAGGGGCGAGGAGCAGATGACCTTGTTGGTGGCTGCCCCGAAGATGCCCAGCGTGGTGAGGTTCTTGCCGGCCCCCGCCGTGCTGTAGAGCTGGAAGACGGAGAGGTCGCAGCGGTACAGGGAGCTCAGCATGTCGCGGGCCGCCCCTTGCAGCGAGACGGCGTCCCCGGGGTACAGCTTCTGCCAGACGTGCCACACCGGCTCGTAGAGGAAGAAGACCTCGGGGTTCTGGTTGAAGAGCTCCCCGAAGAAGGACGACCCCGAGCGCCAGGTGGTGAAGACATAGACCAGCTGCCGCCGGGCGCCCGCCGGAGCGCGGCtgccggccggcggcggcgggggcggcggcgggggccggtggcggggggcggccgggggctcCCCGCAGTGCCGCGGCTCCCGCCGCCACTTGTACTCCAGCAGGTTGAGGGcggccaggagcagcaggagcgCGTAGCCCAAGCACAGCGCCAGCGCCTTCCGCCGGCACACTTTCATGctgggcggcggcggggccaaCTGTTGCTCAGCGCCCCGGCGCCCCGGGGCCCGCGGCGGGCAGCAGGGCGCGCCGCCCCCGGCGCCGTCTCCCGGccggccccccgcgcccggcccgcaTGGCGCAGCCGCCGCgacggccccgccgccgccgccgcccccgccccgccgctgccctACTTAGCAGCCGCGCGGCCAGCCGCGCTTCCTCCGCGCCGCCATCGCCGAGCGGCCGCGGGCGCCGCCGCAGCCCAGCTCACGGCGGCCGCCGGGGCGAGGCGGTGCCGCGCTCCGCTCCTCCCCGCAGCGCGGCCGCGGGGGCGGGAGCAGCGGGCGGGGGCGGGACCCAGCGCGCAtggcgcccccgccccgcgccgcagCAGGGCGAGCCCCGGCCGCCTCCGCCGCGCAcggagccgccgccgcggcgcATCCCGAAATGGcggcgccccgccccgcgccccccatTGGCGGCCGCCGCCGTCGCTCTCGCCGCCGTCCCGCGCCCGCCGCAGTGCCCGGCCGGGCCCGGTgcgccccgcggcggcggcgcccaTGAGGCAGCGTGCGGCCCTCCCCCCCCGGTAGCGGCCGGGCGGTTACGGTACCCGGCCCCGGCGCGCCGGTGTGCGGCACAAGTTCGCttggaagggggggggggagggggtcaGCCCTGCCCTTGCCTCCGGGGCAGGTGACAGCCGCGGCCGGTGACAGCCGGGGAAGCCCGCAAGAGGCCGGAGCGCAGGTTTCTCGGAAGGCCCTCGGGTAACTTCTCCgaaaacattaataaaaccACCAAACGCCCCGGCCGGGACCTGCTGGCGCTGCGGCGCACACGCGCCTGCCCTCGCTCCGCGTACCGCCGCACCGCACAGCCCCCGCAGCCGCCCTGCGGCGGGCAGGGACCGGGACGGTGTCACGGTGTCACAAGCAGCGAGTGCGGTGCGGGGGCCGGTTGCGGGGCGTGGGGCAATGCCCGGAGGCCCCGCTGTGCCAAGGTACTCTCCCCGAGGTTCCCCCCTGCTCCCGCGGGAGATCAGAGCAGGCAGGGGGTGATGATGAGTGACAAACATCGGGTGACACTCTCCCATCCCTCGCTTTCTGTAGCCGGCAGCTTTCACGTCGCCGTAGCCTTTCCCACCGCCCGCAGGATACCTACAGCCACCTCCAGGGCCGGTGACAgttggagctgcaggagggctgcaCCTGGCTCAGGCACCGGCCCATCCCTCCACAGCGGCTGACACTGACACCAGTGGCACGGATCCGGCTCTGGAGCACGCGCCTGTACACTCACAGAGCAGATAAAGCACAAATGCACCTGGTGGTGTGCATCTTCTCCGGTagcactatttaaaaaaagggggaagaggagaataCAGTAAGTAGGGGAAAGGAGCAAAATGTGTAAAGCAATCGTTGTATCACTTATCAAAAAGCCTTCTGTACTCCTCCCAGGTTCTGTAGAGGGATATTAACAGCCAAGCTGCCTCTTCAGAAAAGCTTGTaagccccttccagccccaaaGCGAAGGGTAACATCCATAGCAGGAGGGCTCCACACCTCCCCGCCTGCTCCTCCGAGCCacagagctgtgcagggctgagTGGCAGCAAGGGGAGCGGGGAGAAACCCCAGCCCGAGACACCACTGCCACCCACACCCCGCGGGCCCAGGCGAGATGCAGCCATCAAACCACATGGGACAAGTCAGGGGAATCGTTAAACCAGCTGCCAGTGGCTCTGGTGGCAGTACTAAACCGTTTCTGGGACTTTTCACATAGAAGCAACTGGTCAATAGCAGAATTAAAACAACCACTAAATATTTTAGAGAAGTCCATATTTCatcagggagggggaagggggaagtaATGTTTTACCTACAGTGCTCCAGAGGAAGCATTCAAAGCCAtgttctgtaaaaataatttttatctagctggcaaaacaaagggaaagttTAAACCTGATGAGCTTAAAATAACTGACTGGTAACTTTTGAAACATAGTATATAATGAAAAAGGGTATACCTCTGAACCACCTCGCAGCATGAAactctttcagttcttttattcttcagtcCTAAACCTTGAGTTCTTCACATAGAAAAGGACTTCTGCTTATATCCCTCTTACAAGCTACGGATCAAGTATTTCTTTGGCTTTACACGCTCACTAAAGACGAAGTGACCTTCACCCAGGTAAAGCAGAAATGTGGGGGGGGTTTATTATTTTGGAATGGTTTGTAGTAGCATCAATTAGGCTGTATTAAATGATGAACAACTTCAGCAACACTGAGACACCATAGTTCATAAAACAGTATCCCCCACCAACATTGTACTGCAGCGCTAATGCAATAAACGACAGAGACTACAGGGAGCAAAACCAATccacagcagtgaaaaaaatcattaaaataccATGAAGTTCAAATTAATCCCTTCTTTCCATCTCACTTGGCTGAAGACAGGTATGAAATTTTGTAAAAAACCTACAAAGCCATCTCCAGTTCTTACAATTTAAAATTTACCAAGTAACAAACAAAGATAAGCAAACATGAACTGCAAGTATAACATTTGAAATGGCAAAACCCATCAGCAAACCCAAACATTAAAAGCTTTAATTGGATTCTGCACCTTCCCTGCTGTTACACAGCAGTTCCGCCTCTCTCAGTCAGTGCGTGTACGGGTACTGACAGTAACACTACCTTCATTATCCTGCCCCACCTCTACCTAGGAGAACATGGGTCCAAGCAGGCTCTTTAATTCGACATACACGCTGCAAAATGGaatcttatttttttagaactggagttatatatgtatttcttctATGCAGGTGGACTCAAGCACCCATGCAGAACCAAACTGAAATCAATCAGGTTCAGTGCAGCTGCAACATTCGATCCTCCCGGAACAAGTTTCAGACCTGGTAGACAAGTAATCGCTTTAAGCGACTTAGTAACAGTGAATATTCAGTAAGTTGATATGGAAAAGATTTATGCAGCCAACTCGCAATTCACACCAAGTTTTGGtttattgtttggggttttttttaaatcatctaCACATTTGATACAAACGACTACAAACATAGATGGCAAAAAAACAGATCACTTACTCCAGATCTGTTGAAGCAGTGTGCCTCAGCTTTATCAGGCCATGGTCATCGTATACAAAGAACTCTCCTTCAAGGGACTCagtgttgctttttcttctacagTCAAGGATTTAAAGTATTTGCTGATCTTTGGGAGTAACTGCAGGCAAGCAAGCAGACAACAGTAATCACCAAGAGCTGCGGCAGCGAgttggctgtgctgcaggctggccCAGGTATCGGCATTGGGTAAGGCATGGCAGCGTGCACGACCAAAGCAATGGACTGTAACAGTAATTTTAATTCTCACAAGTAGCTGAAAagctcacccacccacccacaagTTTAAAAGACAGATTTGTAAAAATGTACAGAGACTGTACCAATGAATCAATCATCTCTTTCCAAGTGCTAACAAAAATGAGCGTCAGGCAGCTGGCAGTTAGGAACTTCTCTCTGTTTTTGCACTGAAGAGAAGTGCAAtcatcaatttaaaaaaaaaaaataaataaaagaatctGATGGGGCAGGGTTTTATAACAACTCCAGGGGACAACATCCTCACCAGAGGACTCCGATAACTTATCCCACTTGCAGAGCTACCTCTGTGATTTTTACAGCTGCCCCCAGACTTCAAAAAACTACCATGAAGGAGAGCCCCAGGTCTGTGAAATACTTAAGTATTAGCTTGATTTTAATCATGGGCTTAAACACTACTGTAGCCAattgaaaactgaattaaaatcaGCACCATAGAGCAAGTGTTACTTTATATCTTTTCAAACCATTTCTAAAGTGTTTTGCTTAGTCTCTCAAACCTCGTTGGGAGCGTGGGTAGAGGGTACCTCAGCAGGTGGTTCAGGCGTTGCATGGTCTTACTGTCTTGCCTATGTGCAGAcccaaaagaataaaaacctaAGTGATAAGAATAAAAACGGTAAGTGTGTGAAAGAGGAACATTCTGCAGCTGAACAGATACAGCCCTTCACAGATTTGTTCAGCTACTTCAGTGAACATTTTCCACCCTCCCTGTGACAGTCTAATTTAGGCTCATTAGTTTCAGTATACTAGATCATTTATGTCAAATAATAAAACTTTCCTCGAGAAGTAAAATTCaccattaagaaataaaattcaaccCCACCAACACTTACTTCTAGGCCAGCTTCACTTTTAAACATTACATCTTATTCACTTTAATCGAGCAGAAAAGAACGCATCTTTTCCTGTGCAGGTAGTTACACACTACAGCCCAGTCATGGCTTGAACAAAATACTGTGGCTATACTTACCTCAAACTCTGCAGCGAGCAGTGTATAAAGTGAGGGGTAAGTAATTAGATTTCTAATCTGTGATTAGAATTCCCCAGTTTAaactatgaggaaaaaaaccctcttttttttttttttttgcactttatgcttaaatattttatgttagttaaatattttatatttagtaAACATAGTTATGATTTCTACATGTAACACTTAAACAACCCAAATCCTGACTAgctgaattatttctttccaccccgaccccccacccccaaagtGATACTGCCCCAGCCAGAACCCTCCAAGATTTCCCCCTCTAACATCCCTTTGTTTAAGCAATGGGGCCGCAAAAGGTTTCATCCTTACTGGAAGGCTTCCCagcttggtttttttatgttttaagacTTGCCTCTCTTGTGTTCGCAGGGATGGAGTGGGCAGAAGGTGCAGAAGTTTTTCCTGAAGTCAAACTTCAGCATGACGttatcttttaaaacaacttaTTTTAGGATGAAAGATGGAGGTTTATGCTGTTACACACCTAGCATGTGATAAATTCTGGGTGTTGACTACAACCTCCTGTATCTAGCCTACTCTATTCAGGATAAATATAGATGTCAAGTTCCTCAAACACTGCTCAAAAGTGagattcttaaaaataaacGCAAGTTATAGATCacaaaatgtgaataaaatttatataaaattgaGTAGCTGCTCAAACTTGGGAGATCTATGAATTTATTTAAGACTGTTTTCTGGCATCACTACGAGAGATGGGTGAGAAAAacctgcacagcagcatttaGAATTGCAGATGGTCATATTTTTCACCCTTCC
This genomic stretch from Falco biarmicus isolate bFalBia1 chromosome 13, bFalBia1.pri, whole genome shotgun sequence harbors:
- the CHST2 gene encoding LOW QUALITY PROTEIN: carbohydrate sulfotransferase 2 (The sequence of the model RefSeq protein was modified relative to this genomic sequence to represent the inferred CDS: deleted 1 base in 1 codon), coding for MKVCRRKALALCLGYALLLLLAALNLLEYKWRREPRHCGEPPAAPRHRPPPPPPPPPAGSRAPAGARRQLVYVFTTWRSGSSFFGELFNQNPEVFFLYEPVWHVWQKLYPGDAVSLQGAARDMLSSLYRCDLSVFQLYSTAGAGKNLTTLGIFGAATNKVICSSPLCPAYRKEVVGMVDDRVCKKCPPQRLSRFQEECHKYRTLVIKGVRVFDLAVLAPLMRDPTLDLKVIHLVRDPRAVASSRIKSRHGLIRESLQVVRSRDPRIHRMPFLDAGHKLSGKKEGGGGSDYHALGAMEVICSSMAKTLQTALHPPDWLQGNYMAVRYEDLVVEPIKTLRQVYGFVNLAVSPEMEKFALNMTSGPGYSSKPFVVSARNATQALSAWRTALSFQQIKQVEEYCHQPMALLGYERVGSPEEVKDLSRTLLRKPRL